One stretch of Zingiber officinale cultivar Zhangliang chromosome 6B, Zo_v1.1, whole genome shotgun sequence DNA includes these proteins:
- the LOC121989496 gene encoding chromatin remodeling protein EBS-like isoform X2 has protein sequence MAKTKPGKKDLDSYTIKGTNKVVKVSDCVLLRPSESDKPPYVARVEKIEADHRNNVRVKVRWYYRPEESMGGRRQFHGAKELFLSDHYDVQSAHTIEGKCVVHSFKNYTKLENVGAEDYFCRFEYKAATGAFTPDRVAVYCKCEMPYNPDDLMVQCDGCKDCFYLSTRYAETVALKVMQKDPQMVFQLHQSLNLRLNLRGGRGNN, from the exons ATGGCCAAGACCAAACCGGGGAAGAAGGACCTCGATTCCTACACCATCAAAGGAACCAACAAGGTCGTCAAAG TCAGCGACTGCGTTTTGCTCCGGCCGTCGGAGTCGGACAAGCCGCCGTACGTGGCGCGGGTGGAGAAGATCGAGGCCGACCACCGAAACAACGTGCGGGTGAAGGTTCGGTGGTACTACCGACCTGAGGAATCCATGGGCGGCCGCCGGCAGTTCCATGGCGCCAAGGAGCTTTTCCTCTCCGACCACTATGACGTGCAGAGTGCACACACCATCGAGGGCAAGTGTGTTGTCCACTCCTTCAAAAATTACACCAAGTTGGAGAATGTCGGTGCTGAGGATTACTTCTGCCGCTTCGAGTACAAGGCTGCCACCGGGGCCTTCACTCCTGATCGTGTTGCTGT ATACTGCAAATGCGAGATGCCTTACAACCCTGATGATCTGATGGTTCAATGTGACGGATGCAAGGATTG TTTCTATCTTTCTACGCGCTATGCAGag ACTGTAGCCCTGAAAGTGATGCAAAAAGATCCTCAAATGGTTTTCCAGCTTCACCAGTCTCTGAACCTAAG GCTGAATCTAAGAGGAGGAAGAGGTAACAACTAG
- the LOC121989496 gene encoding chromatin remodeling protein EBS-like isoform X3 produces MAKTKPGKKDLDSYTIKGTNKVVKVSDCVLLRPSESDKPPYVARVEKIEADHRNNVRVKVRWYYRPEESMGGRRQFHGAKELFLSDHYDVQSAHTIEGKCVVHSFKNYTKLENVGAEDYFCRFEYKAATGAFTPDRVAVYCKCEMPYNPDDLMVQCDGCKDCNYSLQLINEDEGELGATVKLLLCDQKVTGSNPGNSLLQKAG; encoded by the exons ATGGCCAAGACCAAACCGGGGAAGAAGGACCTCGATTCCTACACCATCAAAGGAACCAACAAGGTCGTCAAAG TCAGCGACTGCGTTTTGCTCCGGCCGTCGGAGTCGGACAAGCCGCCGTACGTGGCGCGGGTGGAGAAGATCGAGGCCGACCACCGAAACAACGTGCGGGTGAAGGTTCGGTGGTACTACCGACCTGAGGAATCCATGGGCGGCCGCCGGCAGTTCCATGGCGCCAAGGAGCTTTTCCTCTCCGACCACTATGACGTGCAGAGTGCACACACCATCGAGGGCAAGTGTGTTGTCCACTCCTTCAAAAATTACACCAAGTTGGAGAATGTCGGTGCTGAGGATTACTTCTGCCGCTTCGAGTACAAGGCTGCCACCGGGGCCTTCACTCCTGATCGTGTTGCTGT ATACTGCAAATGCGAGATGCCTTACAACCCTGATGATCTGATGGTTCAATGTGACGGATGCAAGGATTG TAATTATAGTTTGCAACTGATAAACGAAGACGAAGGGGAGCTTGGCGCAActgtaaagttgttgctttgtgatcaaaaggtcacgggttcgaatcctggaaacagcctcttgcaaaaggcagggtaa
- the LOC121989495 gene encoding serine/threonine-protein kinase RIPK-like, translating into MSSNPWGSLLASCCGIGCGAASGARPRKLRSGSDSWDGSSGGFSAEDLSLTLAGSNLHVFSMAELKAATGNFSAANFLGSGGFGPVYRGIVDGGLRQQEVAVKSLDLDGLQGHREWLAEVMILGQLRHPHLVKLIGYCCEDEHRMLVYEFMPRGSLESHLFKGLLVSLTWERRLKIAVGAAKGLAFLHHADKPIIYRDFKASNILIDLEYTAKLSDFGLAKDGPQGDESHVSTRVMGTHGYAAPEYVLTGHLTAKSDVYSFGVVLLELLAGRRCVDKTRPNRQMNLVDWAKPYLIDPDKLGRVMDPKLDGVYSTKGAREAARVAYNCLGTKPKLRPNMRVVVQALEPLMDLRDLPVGPFVYVAPTEEEEKERKREEEEKMEFKGGGGKHGDLNQRHKQRFPNSMIHSDIAMHRDGTTLYRYSQLCRSLRQKQERGA; encoded by the exons ATGTCCAGCAATCCGTGGGGGTCTCTGCTAGCGAGCTGCTGCGGGATTGGCTGCGGCGCCGCCTCGGGAGCGCGGCCGCGAAAGCTCCGGAGCGGGTCGGACTCGTGGGACGGGAGCAGCGGCGGCTTCTCGGCTGAGGATCTGTCGCTGACGCTCGCCGGCTCGAACCTGCACGTGTTTTCCATGGCGGAGCTGAAGGCCGCCACCGGGAACTTCTCGGCAGCGAACTTCCTGGGCTCCGGCGGGTTCGGGCCGGTCTACCGGGGGATCGTCGACGGCGGCTTGAGGCAGCAGGAGGTCGCCGTCAAGTCGCTCGACTTGGACGGCCTGCAGGGCCACCGGGAGTGGCTG GCGGAGGTGATGATTCTGGGGCAGTTGAGGCATCCCCATCTTGTTAAACTGATCGGCTACTGCTGCGAAGACGAGCACAGGATGTTAGTTTATGAGTTCATGCCTCGTGGAAGCCTGGAAAGTCATCTCTTCAAAG GGCTGCTTGTTTCGTTGACGTGGGAACGAAGGTTGAAGATAGCAGTGGGCGCAGCCAAAGGCCTCGCCTTCCTCCATCACGCCGACAAGCCAATCATCTACAGAGATTTCAAGGCATCCAACATTCTAATCGATTTG GAGTACACAGCCAAGCTGTCAGATTTCGGGCTGGCGAAGGATGGGCCTCAGGGGGATGAATCTCACGTGAGCACGCGCGTGATGGGCACGCACGGCTACGCCGCGCCCGAATACGTTTTAACTG GGCACCTCACTGCGAAGAGCGATGTTTATAGCTTTGGTGTTGTGCTGCTCGAGCTACTTGCCGGGCGGCGATGCGTGGATAAAACCCGGCCGAATCGGCAAATGAACCTAGTCGATTGGGCTAAGCCTTACCTCATCGACCCCGACAAGCTAGGCCGAGTTATGGACCCGAAGCTGGATGGAGTCTACTCCACCAAAGGAGCCCGAGAGGCTGCAAGAGTAGCCTACAATTGCCTCGGCACCAAGCCTAAATTGAGGCCTAACATGAGAGTCGTGGTGCAGGCATTGGAGCCGCTCATGGATCTACGCGACCTGCCCGTGGGGCCATTCGTCTACGTGGCACCGACcgaggaagaggaaaaagagaggaaaagagaagaagaagagaagatggagttCAAGGGTGGAGGGGGGAAACATGGCGATCTCAATCAGAGACACAAGCAACGGTTTCCCAACTCGATGATTCATTCTGATATCGCGATGCACAGAGATGGCACTACTTTGTACCGCTACTCTCAGTTGTGTAGGTCACTGAGGCAAAAACAGGAACGAGGAGCTTGA
- the LOC121989496 gene encoding chromatin remodeling protein EBS-like isoform X1, whose protein sequence is MAKTKPGKKDLDSYTIKGTNKVVKVSDCVLLRPSESDKPPYVARVEKIEADHRNNVRVKVRWYYRPEESMGGRRQFHGAKELFLSDHYDVQSAHTIEGKCVVHSFKNYTKLENVGAEDYFCRFEYKAATGAFTPDRVAVYCKCEMPYNPDDLMVQCDGCKDWFHPSCAGMSIEQAKKLEHFLCADCSPESDAKRSSNGFPASPVSEPKAESKRRKR, encoded by the exons ATGGCCAAGACCAAACCGGGGAAGAAGGACCTCGATTCCTACACCATCAAAGGAACCAACAAGGTCGTCAAAG TCAGCGACTGCGTTTTGCTCCGGCCGTCGGAGTCGGACAAGCCGCCGTACGTGGCGCGGGTGGAGAAGATCGAGGCCGACCACCGAAACAACGTGCGGGTGAAGGTTCGGTGGTACTACCGACCTGAGGAATCCATGGGCGGCCGCCGGCAGTTCCATGGCGCCAAGGAGCTTTTCCTCTCCGACCACTATGACGTGCAGAGTGCACACACCATCGAGGGCAAGTGTGTTGTCCACTCCTTCAAAAATTACACCAAGTTGGAGAATGTCGGTGCTGAGGATTACTTCTGCCGCTTCGAGTACAAGGCTGCCACCGGGGCCTTCACTCCTGATCGTGTTGCTGT ATACTGCAAATGCGAGATGCCTTACAACCCTGATGATCTGATGGTTCAATGTGACGGATGCAAGGATTG GTTCCATCCATCTTGCGCGGGCATGAGTATTGAACAAGCAAAAAAATTGGAACACTTTCTGTGTGCAGACTGTAGCCCTGAAAGTGATGCAAAAAGATCCTCAAATGGTTTTCCAGCTTCACCAGTCTCTGAACCTAAG GCTGAATCTAAGAGGAGGAAGAGGTAA